catttttaaaaaaatttaaacccATGTGCTTTATTTTACTAAATCACTAAAATGTCaaagaaattttgaaatattttgattatttgatGAAGAGACCTTGGAAAATTATTGTAAGATATATTTGATAGAagttcaaacatttttttttaaatagtggGGTCGACACTATGACAATTGTATGACAAGTATAAGTGTAccattcaaaaaatatttattgggaTTTCTGATAATTCTACTAATGTTCtagcataatttaaaaaaaaattagaaatttaaatctattgtgtaaattttaattacaattataaaaataaaaaataaatgtttttgaaTGCCTTTAGGCAGGAAGAGACTGGGCACTCTCGATTCATAGCAACTGGGAGAGAGGATGGCGGAACTTAAACCAGTACTTGTCTGGCATGGCCGGTTTAAGAATTCGTTTTAGAGATGGAAAAAAAATTTTACTCCAAAAATAAATCTAGACATACATacataaacttttattattaatttatataatttataattatataatatatattatacatattttcgATTACATATACGGTATAAGATATAAAAGAAAAGGAAGTAAAGTTGCAGTTGCAGACACTCCATGCTCAGTGGTATAGTCTCAGTTTCGCTGACAAACCCAACCTTTGCACGACAACGCCACTTTCTCTTTCGGCTTGCCAAGCTCTTCTCCTCCACTCGCGATGTCTACCACGCCAATCTCAACATCACCGCCCTCTCACGCGCTGGAAAAGTCGACGCCGCGCGCAACCTGTTCGACGAAATGCCCACGAAAGATGTCGTCACGTGGAACTCCATGCTCTCCGCCTACTCGCAAAACGGCCTTCTCCAACATTCCAAAAAACTATTTCACTCCATGCCGCTTCGAAACGTCGTTTCCTGGAACTCCATCATTGCCGCGTGCGTCCAAAACGATGACCTCGATGACGCGTTCCGCTACTTCGCCGCGGCGCCGGAGAAGAACCCCGCCTCGTACAACGTGGTGATCTCGGGTCTCGCGAGGTGCGGGCGCGTGGGGGACGCGCAGAGGCTCTTCGAAGAGATGCCGCGTCCGAACGTCGTGTCGTATACCGCCATGGTCGATGCCTACGCCAGAGTGGAGGGCGGGATTGGGCGCGCGAGGGCGCTGTTCGAAGCGATGCCTCGGAGGAACGCGGTGTCGTGGACTGTGATGATCAATGGTTTGCTGGAGAATGGGTTGTATGAGGAAGCGCGGGAAGTGTTTGTGAGAATGCCGCAGAAGAATGATGTGGCGAGAACCGCTATGATTACTGGGTTTTGTAAAGAAGGGAAGATGGAAGAGGCCAGAGCTTTGTTTGAAGAGATTCGATGCAGAGATCGCGTTTCTTGGAATATAATCATAACGGGTACGCGAATCTCTAATATTCAAAATATGTGTAGTACCCACAAGTTCTTTGCTTGATACCGAACAGTgtttgtgatttttatttttacttttagaaagaaaaaatacagTCAAACACCTTTTAAAAGACAAACATCTATCCCATCCAGTatctattgaaaaaaaattcaatattttttgctgagttttcctttttctcaaatgttaaacaataaaataatatattataaattaaggttaaatgtatttttcatttgtttttttagttCAAATTTTAGACTAACTGATTACATAAACTCattgtaataaatattataatacaatttacaaaaaaaatattattaaatactcaTTCGAATATAGTATCTAGGTCTAAAGTTTTAAGACATATATAGATGTCTTGCTCTTTGAGAAAAGTGttcttttttaattcaatttttgttttttgaaaaaaaaaaagtaaatagaTAGAGACACTACGAAATAAGCTAGGTTCATAGGATTCTAGTTATTTCgaaataatttctttttctagAACAAGATTTAAGGAAACCTTTACCCAGCAAGAGCATCTATTCTAGCATGCCTTTGATTAAGTCTCAATTTGACTCTTTAATAGGTATTGGGTAAAAACCATACTCCTTCCTACCTAGATTAGAGATAGAGCCTGAAAAAATACTAAGTGTGTGACAATCCTTATCTTAAAAGTGGGTTTCTCATAATTGAATTAACTTCAAATACATATTTTAAGATGAATCAACACAAAATATATCCTTAAGCTAAAAATAGTAGCTTCTGAAAAGAATCTTAAAACATGTTGGATCACgtaataaattttaagtataaACAAACGAACCCAAGTCTCTGATGTAAAAATGTGTAGACCCCCCAAAATTTCAGTAAACGCACCTAGAttacaatatatatttaaactaaATCAAAGAGGAGTGTTCCTTGCTTGCTCTAAAATTAATCTCAATTTGAAAAAAACCTTATCCATTTAtagcatattttttattaaactgttgaatataaaataataatatgtagtccaaggaggaggaggaggttgTTTTCTTCTACTCTGTCATTgcatatttgtttcttttattattccacCTTTTCACAATTGATTCACCGTTTGTAGGTTATGCCCAAAATGGGAGAGGGGAAGAGGCACTGAATTTGTTTTCACAAATGATCAGGACTGGTATGCGACCAGATGACTTGACTTTTGTTTCAGTTTTCATTGCCTGTGCAAGTCTTGCATCACTTGAAGAAGGAAGACAGGTGCACGTTCTTGTAATTAAGTATGGCTTTGATTCCTATTTGTCGGTGAGTAATAATCTGATTACTATGCACAGCAAATGCGGTGGCATTGTTGATTCTGAGCTAGTTTTTGGACAAATTTCCCATCCAGACCTCATTTCATGGAACACTATCATTGCTGCCTTTGCACAACATGGTCTCTATGACAAAGCACGCTCCTACTTTGACCAGATGGTGACAGTCAGTGTTCAACCTGATGGCATAACTTTTCTGAGTTTACTATCTGCGTGTTGTCGTGCTGGGAAAGTCGATGAGAGCATGAATCTATTCAGTTTGATGGTTCATAATTATGGTATTCCACCAAGGTCTGAACACTATGCTTGCTTAGTTGATGTGATGAGTCGATCAGGTCAGTTGCTCAGAGCTTGCAAAATAATCCATGAGATGCCATTCAAGGCAGATTCCAGCATCTGGGGTGCTGTGCTAGCTGCCTGCAGTGTTCATTTAAATGTGAAATTGGGGGAACTGGCAGCTACAAGAATTTTGAATTTGGATCCTAATAATTCTGGTGCTTATGTTATGCTGTCTAATATATATGCTGCTTCTGGCAAGTGGAAGGATGTTCATAGAATCAGGGTTCTGATGAAAGAGCAAGGagttaagaaacaaagtgcTAATAGTTGGTTGCAGATTGGAAACAAAGTCCATTATTTCGTTGGAGGGGATCCATCACACcctaatattaatgatattcaTGTTGCTTTAAGGAGGATAACATTACATATGAAAGTAAAAAGTGACTACGAAGAATTTTTCTTGTCAAATTCTGTAAGTAGTGaagatatataatttattgGGGGGTCATGCCCTCTGGGGAGGAGGTATGTTTAACTTTAAACTTCAGCACCTACTGCCAGAGTAGCTCAAACTTTTACAGATAAAAAAGCTGGGAATGAGAAAATTCAAGGCAAATGTTGAATTTAATATTAGGGGGCTAGGAAGATCTAAGGGATGAAAACATTTGTAAATTGATGTGGTCCATATTAAGCTATAGGATTCCCTCACCATAATTTCCCCCAAGTTATATTGTATCTACAATATTTAACAGCACTTGTTTGTTAGTTCCGAATTGTTACATGCTACCCAAAGGGATCTACATAAACAtaacaaatgaaaaagaaatgaagaacaaAACATAAAACCATAAATTAAGTCCTTCAATTTCTTCTCTTGTTTGTAGTATTACTCTAgttcttattttttcttattattgtaAGACCAAGTTGCAAATAAGTAGTTTCACCAATGTCGTGTATACTTATCATTTTCTTCCCCGGAGATCATTCTCAAGGGCAGCTGGACGGCCCAATTTCActtacaatataaaaaaaaaaaaaacttgttttattTGCATAAGGAAATATGTGTTAAAAATAATGAGATCAACTTTACAATTATTTCTTAAGCATTTTCGAATTTGAATGTAGCAAAGTATTTATTTATCATCGCTATTATTAAACCTTTCTCATTTCATTGAATGTTGAATTTCCCATTAAAAAAATCGTTTTAAAtaggtttaattacctttttcgtccctatatttatagtcaatagtcaatttagtacagtggtttttaaaaaattcaatttggttcctaagttttttaaaatgtattcaaaatggtcctttctgttaaatatcaccaaacggcgttaagtggtgcttatgtggGTGTAAGTTACGTAGATGGTGCTTACATACATTACTTTAGTGAATACTGAATTAGGGTTTAGATTATTCAAATTGAAGATTTCGAATTTCTGATTTAGGGTTCTAATACGAGGATTGCTCCCCTGGTTGGATTCTGTGGTGCGCTTCCCTGCTTCGATTCCATTCGAAGGTGTGCACCACAGAATCGAATGAGGGGAGCACACTTCCGAATGGAATCGAAGCAGGGAAACGCACCACAGAATCCAACCAGGGGAGCAATCCTCGtatcagaaaccctaaatcagaaattcgaaatccccaatttgaataacctaaaccctaattcagtattcaccaaagtaatgtaagcacaatccacgtaacttacacgtgtctgccacataagcaccacttaacgccgtttggtgatatttaacagaaaggaccattttaaatacattttaaaaaacttatggaccaaattgaatttttttaaaatcacaataccaaattgactattaactataaatataaatataagaaaaaggTTTAAATACTGAATAGTACATACAATACAAAATTTGTGCATACAGCactaaaaaaattttgggaTCTTGTCTCCCGATAAGATATCATTCTCTATTGTATTTTCCTCTCTCTTGATAACTATTCAAACTGGAAACTGTAGGATGTCAAAGAATCGAGATTATAAAATGTTATCCCTAGCAAATTTTGGTGTAACTGAAAATGTCTTTTATTGAGATGAATAAGCTGTAGTTGAATGACACATAATTCCATAATTTTTCTTGTTACATGCAACACGTACACTAATACACTTGATTGATATgtcagataaaaaataataatatttcaataatataataGTTTAGATGCAAATTTCAAATCAGTTTTATGAGATGAGATTATGTTTAAAGTTCACACTATACGTTTAAAATCTTATTAGTAAGATAGAGAACAAAAATAAGAGTAAATATAAGATATTGCGAtcccttttatttattattttaggaAGCAATTTATGTGAGTGTGAGTTTTTAagttcaataaattaatagttGTTATAAATCTAAAGTTTATCCTCTAACAACTACTACTATACTTGCAAAGATTAGCATTAAAATTGAGTTATTAGTTACTAAGAAAATTCATTTTCCCCCTAATAAGGTTGCACTATCTTATTAGGGTTTCCAAGCCAGTGTGCTGAAAATTTGAAGATTGTGTTGTCAGCATCCAAATGTGTTAACTTTCAAGAAAAACGGCAATCAATCATTCATTCATTGTAAACTCAACAAATTAAGATTTGTTGGAGATATGTTGCAGAATAAATAGTAGAATGTGATCATTGCAATCAACAATGAAATGAAGAATTAGGAGATAAGACGTCAAGAACTAAAAATTATTGGGAAATATGTAATATCATTTACACCATTCTTTTTTTAAACCAAAGGGGAGATTTAGGATAAAACCATCTAATTTCTATCatttcttgataaaaaaaaaaaaagtaggttTTTTTAAGACCCACGGCAAATCACCACCCCAGTTagcataaaatgaaaagaaaattaacctttttttatttatgaaaaataaatactttgtataacataaaattatttacgggagaatttatttatttataaataaaaaaatagaagaagtaAAGAGTAGTTCTCTTATTTTTCTTGGAAGAGAAGTCACGGTTCTTCATTCCTTTATTTCTGAAATTTTAATTATCGTACTGAAGTCTATATTTTTATGAGTTCCCATCGTTTTTTTTTGGCTCAGGATATGTTAGTTTAAGTTTCTACATAATCTATTTCACCAGAATTTgtcaattaattttcaaaaaatttacaaaattatcataaataatttcgaatgcatttataatttaaaaatgatttttaaaacgCTTTAAACATTACTCTATTTTATATTCTATAGATGTTAATTTACCAATTTTCTCCACAGTGTGTATTTTTGTGAATTGCGCCCTGGTCGACGAAAATTGAGTTGGGCCTGATTATGAAGTTTCCAAAAGCGACAGAACAACACATTAAGATTGATGCAGTGGAGAACGTGTTGAAGTTTCATTCATGGTGGAAGCGACCAATCTTCTAGAAAATGTAATAGTCTAATTTCAATCAAAGTTTAGctaatgtataatatttttaaagctACGATcttaacattatatatataaattatattgtaCTTTAGATAAGTAGAGTTATATCTATTATTTGCTTATCAATATACATTTGACACTTCGTTCATTCGATCAGACAAACCTTAGTATTACGTACTAAAACATTTTGGCACCTTGGTTATTCAGCTAGGTAAATTCTAGTGTCACCACTGATCAGTCTCTTAACCCAACAAGTCAAACTTGTGAGGAAGgttaattataaaagaaaaaattaattattttttaagaatgttGTTAAAAGAACATTGGGCTTACATGGATCTAGAATGATTCTCTGAATAGATAGGGACCATGacaaaaactataaataaatagatattCTTAAAGTGAAAGGTAATAAATGTTTAACCCTTGCACATAAATAAAACATACAAATCATGTCTAACTTGAACGTCATATTGTTTATGCAGATACATTGCTCCGGATCAAGTGAGAACAACCGAGATCGACAAGCTAAAGAGAATTGAGAATGATAGGATATTAAAATACTGACCTTATATCTTTGGTGATAAATATTCAACtctataaaaacaaatatataaagtttgtttttgGTTAGAATTCATtgtatttctttattttcttgaaattTCAAAAAGTGGTGGAGAAACtcatatataaaagaatttaataaatttgaaaaattccaaaaatagaagaaaaattaaatgtGACTTTAtagttttaatgttttttacttagtttgtgttataatatatttaaactaaattaaatacattggatgtatttttttctccaaaaaTTGAATGCTAGAATTAGATAAATGTATCCCTGTAAAGGGAAATTaagatttaaagtttaaaaatatttttaatttaaaattttgtcttTTTATGATTTAGTGATGATAAAGGCCAATTACTAATTTTCAAtatcacttttttatttttcatgaattattaatgttttattgtTGTTAAATGTTTCATGTTTATTAATTAgtctatttaaaaataagttaatttaaaattatgcaTTTTGATTACCTAGGATGATAAATACTAATTATTACAAATTTGTATGTCACAACATTTGTAACGATCTAGAAAATAGTTTTAGGGTaaaagtgatatattttaaatgacatctgaatattttattattattaaagtgaaaggagtatataaatagaaaaatcagtTATTCAAGTACCAATCGCTTCACaaaatgatggtgatgcctaaAATTTCTTACCATATGTGCATATTAATTCATGTAGGTTTGCATGCAATTTATATTCCTCATTAGGTTTTAGTTCTACCCTTTGTTCTCACCAATTTTGTTACTTGGGTTCTTTTAGGGGTTTTTCACATTATTTTGGATTTCAGGGAGATTTAGATTTATTTGCCCTTTGATGGTTAAAGATTTTAGAGTTTGGGTTCTTTTAGGGGTTTTTCACATTATTTTGGATTTCAGGGAGATTTAGATTTATTTGCCCTTTGATGGTTAAAGATTTTAGAGTTGGAGtgatttgaaaacaaaagaaagaaaattgagACTTTGTTAAACTTAATCAAGCAAAGGAGGAACCTTTGATAACttcatttgaaaaaaatggcttcacattgaataaaataaaataacaaaaaaatggaGCTAAGAGATGCtttattcactacaagaaaataatattttttgttattttttaattaaatttaaaataagttacaTATCCATTTTATCCGTAAccgtttttatttatttacattacATATATGTAAcactttttgttattttttaattaaatttgaaataagttatatataaatttaatttatatataataattttttttaattaaatttttaatacattacatacggatataatctgtatgtaacattttttattattttttaattaaatttgaaataaattatatatgaattatattcgtatgtaaattttttttaattaaatttttaaatatcttacatacggattatatcTGTAATTACTTTTGGTTTACATATGGAAAAAACTGTAATGTCTATTTACATACTTATTAGAATTCGTATGTAACGTTCATTTTACATATGAATTTTTATTCGTATGCAATAATCGATAtgtaatttcaaattttctatcgacatatttaataaatatttacatgTTTGGTTTGCTGAAGATTTTATTCTAGGTCCAAAATTAATTTCAAgttaaaacaaatttagaaaaaaaaaaatcagttattcaagtttcattttaaaagaatcgTCATCTCTTTAGAAATTTCATTTTTCCTTCCTCTTCCTTCTCTTTAACTCTCTCTCTTTAAACCCTTTTGACATCATACTAACAATCGGAGTTTGTATTGGAATCCTGACAGCAAATACTTCGAGACTGTTCAATCAGAGTTTTAGACAGACAGAGTATGTTCATTTTTGCTCATTCTTCCTTTGAGttaattttgaacttgttaggtttgTTTTTAGTATAGGTTTTTGCATGTAGTGTTTTTGGCTTCAGGGGTAGTCCTTTTTAGTTCAGAGTCTTTGTGATATGGTTAAATCATTGATTAAGACTTTATGTTGCCAGTTAAGTTGTCATTGGATCCGGTAGGAGTTAAGCTCTTGGTGAGCACATCTACCTATTCTCAAGTAAGGGAAACTAGTTTTAATTTCAATACAACCAtaggttagaagatctggatgtgatGATGACATTGTCACCAATTTCAAAATCTCCTTGCTGGAATGTTTGCTTTTAAGTAAAGTAATGTACTGAGTGAAATTAAATGTAAAATGGTTGATTTGATAATTTTGTATAGTGTATGTTGAATTTTATTTGGATAATTTATTGAATGTGTTTTGATTGAGATTAGAAGTGTTTGAATGATAGTATGAATAACTTTAACTCTATTATGATATAATGGAGTGTAAGAAATTGTAAGTATTAGTTGTTTGATTATGAATGACTTTGATTTAGAGATGTTGAATATATAGATAATATTATAGATTGACAAGGTAGCTATATTAGGATAACTATCCAACTTTGAGTAGGAAATTGTTATTTTCGATTTGATAAAATACAAGTTAGAATGTACAAAAATTCATGAGaacatgcataaataactttttgTGCAAATTTTTCTACATAACTCactcaaatgaaatattttcGCTTAGGTGAGACCTTTCTCACTCAAGCTAGCTTGAGATAGTGAGTTCCATACCTATTTTTGCTCAAGCGAGAaaattctcgctcaagcaaaaATGAGGTGAATTTTGGGGTGTTCTTAGGTTGATTTTCGCTTAAGCGACAAAATTTTTGCTCAAGCGATGATCATTTTCGCTCAAgctaaaaaaacttaaatttaaagtttgcttatgtatttatgttttattattttttattgtttttaataaattttatatgaattttaattatatatttaattgaaaatcatGTAGTTTATGTGTTTATGGAATTTTTGGATAAAATTATGGTTTGTTTGACTTCTAAACTTTGGTGTGATTAAATGATGTGATTTTATATAATGTGAGATGTGAAATATGAAGTTGTAATTGATACATAATTGttatgaagtggactttaagcctaactcaaccccataaaaccggctcatgaggttgaggtttgcacccacttatatacaatgaaaggctctaatctctagtcgatgtgggatctccaacaatagtattttcaggaaatgAAATaacgtgttgagattgttagaATGTACATTGGCTAGTGATTCTTCTACAATGAGGTATCccgactctactgatataataaaattatatagatgaagttatccAGGtagtgagagtcgaaggaggttcatatgaatgagtcagttgtttgaaagataactaatttgacctgttatatgaatTAACCTTGTAGTATGAGGTGATTCgatattgagattattatgCACATAATTGTGTGAATTCACAGTGAGGTAGTATGACAAATGCAGATCTCTAAGTCTAAGTCAATATGCAAGTCATccagaagtagagtcaagtgtttttgtttttgtcggtcagtagaagtctgacattagaaagatgaattatgaatttttaaagATACTTGATTTTTGTGAAATTGTATAAGGATTGTTGAATTTATGTTTGTTAACTAAAGTTACATTTATAttagaagttttaaaaatagttagttTATCCTGTGGTTTATTTTgtgctttgttttttttttatttgtgatgATCGTGTGTTTACACTTGAGCATATGTTGTTTTAGGTGATAGAGCTTAAGTATAAGTTGATGGAGCATTTGATGTTTTTGTTTAAACATATGTAAATATTAGAATCCTTATGAAAAATTATATCTTTTGAGATATAAattatatgttaattagataattatttgCAATGATGTAGTTTTTAGGTGATGTAATTAGGGATGTTAAAAcgtttctatttttattattattaactaatTACCAATATtctattgttattttttttcatgtttactaatttatttaatatacatTTAATCTAAAATGTGAGGAGAAATTGTTTATAAACTTCTTACATTTTTGTATTAAGATGATATAATAAGAGGGTTGAATAGTATTCtagtgaatatttttttaaaacttatgtGGTAAAATAGTTAGATTCGGTTTAATATACGAGacagaaaacaaacaaataataatttataaatcaaaGTTTTACAAACACTCATGTACAAAAAATAAAGGTAagatatgtattttttatactagttgatctatataaaatatatgtacatTTCTCAACTAAccgattaattatttttatctgacATGGTTCACCAGCTTGATCAACTTGCAGTGTTTGGGGCTTTTGAACTTGTGTGAGGATGTGGTACTAACTGAAATTGATGAAAAGGATGTGTGAAAAAAACGATGGTTGGTCTGCAGTGACagtgttgaagaagatgaaaatacaaaaatgttaAAAGTAGGCACTCACGTTTCCTTCTTCTCATGACACTCACCACCACCGTTCCTTCATTCTTTCTTTTCGAACCACACTTTTTCTCAAGGGCCCCACCACCTTCCCTTTCCCAACAATATTCCTCACTCCACACACACCAAACACAACTCTTTCCATATTTTTAATCATCATTTTTTAAAACCCATATGTAATTTAAACTATGCATTTTTTATCAACTTAAATATCACTACTTTAAATCATTTGGTATTATCAACTTAATTATCCTCTTCATGGTatatgagaattttttttactggttgggttaaaattaacactgatggagCTGTTTAGGGTATCTTGATTTTGCTACTTATGAATGTATTTTTTGTGGGAGTATGgaagaatttattggtgctttgtttcttgaagttcagactgttttgattgctgagttttatggagttatacatgctatagaggaagctcaaaagatgggacttACTACTGTttgacttgaatgtgattctgcattggtttgtgttgcgtttactgctagaaCTAATGTTCCGTAGATGCTTCGTACTCGATTGAATATTTGTCTTAATTTCTGTGGGACAATCAGATTTAGGGTTAATATAGGAttcattcatagagaatcattttattggtataatagacttctatctaatttgttcttagaattttttatgaataggtatagtctacctatgtatcggtTTTGTTAACATGTGGATTTTGGTCTAATCccccatatttttttgtatttttttt
The sequence above is a segment of the Phaseolus vulgaris cultivar G19833 chromosome 2, P. vulgaris v2.0, whole genome shotgun sequence genome. Coding sequences within it:
- the LOC137812375 gene encoding pentatricopeptide repeat-containing protein At4g02750-like, with amino-acid sequence MLSGIVSVSLTNPTFARQRHFLFRLAKLFSSTRDVYHANLNITALSRAGKVDAARNLFDEMPTKDVVTWNSMLSAYSQNGLLQHSKKLFHSMPLRNVVSWNSIIAACVQNDDLDDAFRYFAAAPEKNPASYNVVISGLARCGRVGDAQRLFEEMPRPNVVSYTAMVDAYARVEGGIGRARALFEAMPRRNAVSWTVMINGLLENGLYEEAREVFVRMPQKNDVARTAMITGFCKEGKMEEARALFEEIRCRDRVSWNIIITGYAQNGRGEEALNLFSQMIRTGMRPDDLTFVSVFIACASLASLEEGRQVHVLVIKYGFDSYLSVSNNLITMHSKCGGIVDSELVFGQISHPDLISWNTIIAAFAQHGLYDKARSYFDQMVTVSVQPDGITFLSLLSACCRAGKVDESMNLFSLMVHNYGIPPRSEHYACLVDVMSRSGQLLRACKIIHEMPFKADSSIWGAVLAACSVHLNVKLGELAATRILNLDPNNSGAYVMLSNIYAASGKWKDVHRIRVLMKEQGVKKQSANSWLQIGNKVHYFVGGDPSHPNINDIHVALRRITLHMKVKSDYEEFFLSNSVSSEDI